A single Ferrimicrobium sp. DNA region contains:
- a CDS encoding transposase: TYWRNRIKNSSTPTLIFDLAREIINETKILNTHTKRVLDSTVLVDAVITQDTMTQIVAQVKRVRKLIPELASVPLSDEIDYARAKPAIDYSDEDLINETLSILVRDANALIERARELGYLRDDEDRVTDSPLTTQQLGALGLLGVVAGQDVELVDEERGAYRLTRGVAKDRVISTVDPESRHVHKSRKNYYDGYKGHIAIDADTEIITGATLTKGNASDAFVAKELLDHESESVSVYGDSGYSSMELSKHLKDHGHDEVIKPRPLAMAVPDGYSVDDFIVTEPTTETPAKVTCPAGHTVSLSAKGRASFTKYCATCPLRDRCTRSKRGRVMTFGPNHSYGRAQRESWKDEETKAAYRAIRPGVERIHAQMKRKLNGSKLRYRGIAKNTMHYLLLGTVWNLKVLLRNNLTRENGNWVIAS; encoded by the coding sequence ACCTACTGGAGGAATCGCATTAAGAACTCTTCCACCCCTACCCTCATCTTTGATCTGGCCCGGGAGATCATCAATGAGACCAAGATTCTTAACACCCACACCAAGCGGGTTCTTGACTCTACCGTTCTCGTCGATGCCGTCATCACCCAGGACACCATGACCCAGATCGTTGCCCAGGTAAAGCGGGTCAGAAAGCTCATCCCAGAGCTGGCCTCAGTTCCCCTCTCGGATGAGATCGACTACGCACGGGCAAAGCCTGCCATTGACTATTCAGACGAGGATCTTATCAATGAGACCCTCTCCATCTTGGTTCGTGATGCGAACGCACTGATTGAGCGAGCCAGAGAGCTTGGGTACCTCAGAGATGATGAGGACCGGGTTACGGACTCTCCCCTTACCACCCAACAACTCGGTGCCCTTGGCCTCCTTGGGGTGGTCGCTGGCCAAGACGTCGAGCTCGTTGACGAGGAGAGAGGAGCCTATCGCCTCACCAGAGGAGTCGCCAAGGATCGGGTGATCTCGACCGTTGACCCCGAGTCTCGCCATGTCCATAAATCCAGGAAGAACTACTACGACGGCTACAAGGGCCACATCGCGATCGATGCCGATACCGAGATCATCACCGGCGCAACCCTGACCAAGGGTAACGCCTCTGATGCGTTCGTGGCCAAGGAGCTTCTCGACCACGAGAGTGAATCAGTGAGCGTCTACGGAGATAGCGGGTACTCATCAATGGAGCTCTCTAAGCACCTCAAAGATCATGGACATGACGAGGTGATCAAACCTCGACCCCTTGCCATGGCGGTACCTGATGGCTATAGCGTCGATGACTTCATTGTCACCGAACCAACCACCGAGACACCCGCCAAGGTCACCTGTCCAGCGGGGCACACCGTGAGCCTCTCCGCCAAGGGGAGAGCCTCCTTTACCAAGTACTGTGCTACCTGCCCCTTACGGGATCGCTGTACTCGTTCCAAGCGTGGACGAGTCATGACCTTTGGTCCGAATCACTCCTATGGAAGGGCTCAACGTGAGAGCTGGAAGGATGAAGAGACCAAGGCTGCCTACCGAGCGATTCGTCCAGGAGTAGAACGGATCCATGCCCAGATGAAACGCAAGCTCAACGGTTCAAAGCTCCGCTATCGGGGAATCGCCAAGAACACGATGCACTATCTCCTCCTTGGAACGGTCTGGAACTTGAAAGTACTCCTTCGCAACAACCTCACGAGAGAGAACGGGAACTGGGTGATAGCGAGTTAA